The Chitinophaga pinensis DSM 2588 region CCTATTTTATCAGACTGCTTTCTTTCCGTATCTATTTTTCAGGTGCGCTTTTTGTAAACTGCTTTCCGTATATCGGGACTGGCATTGATATCAGCATAGATTTTTTGATTTAAAACTGTATTATGAGTAAAACCATTATTGTATCTAACAGACTACCGGTAAAGATCACTGAAAAGGATGGAGACTATATGTTGAATCCCAGTGAAGGTGGTCTGGCTACAGGCTTGGGTTCCATTTACAGGCAAGGCTACAATATCTGGATAGGATGGCCGGGCATAGATGTGAGTGAGGCTGCACAACCACAAATTACTGAACAACTAGGTGAGATGAATCTGATGCCTGTGTACCTGACACAGGAGGAGATTAACAACTATTATGAGGGATTTTCAAACGAGGTACTGTGGCCTGTTTTCCACTATATGTCCGTTTATGCCCGCTACGAACAGGTATATTGGGATTTCTATTATCAGGTAAATAGTAAATTCAGAGACGCTATATTAAGAGTCGCTGAACCAGGTGATGTGATCTGGATCCATGACTACCAGTTACTATTATTACCAGGCATGATCCGCGCAGAAGTGCCTGATGTGGCGATCGGTTATTTTCAGCATATTCCTTTCCCTTCATTTGAACTTTTCCGCCTGATACCATGGCGTGTGGAATTGCTGGAAGGTATGCTGGGCGCAGATCTCTTAGGCTTCCATACTTTCGATGACAGCCATCATTTCCTGAACGCTGTTACCCGTCTGCTGCCAGTAAACGCGTCTGCTAACGTCGTGACAGTGAATGACAGGGCAGTGATCGCTGAAACCTTTCCTATGGGTATCGACAATGAAAAGTTTGAACAACTTTCTTTTGATCCCGAAGTATTGCGACAACTGGAAAACCTGAAAGAAACATTCCATAATACACACCTGGTGCTGTCCATCGACAGACTCGATTATAGCAAAGGTATCATCCAGCGTTTACAGGCATTCGAATTGTTTCTCCAACTCTATCCTGAATACACAGAGAAAGTAGTATTGTATATGATCGTTGTTCCTTCCAGGGATACTGTTCCGCAATACAAAGAATTAAAAGAGGCCATCGACATGCTGGCCGGTGGTATCAATGCACGTTTCCGTACGATGAACTGGCACCCGGTGAATTATTTCTACCGCTCATTCCCGGTAGAAGTATTGTCTGCGCTATATAACTTCGCGGACGTCGGACTCGTAACGCCGATGCGGGATGGTATGAACCTGGTGAGTAAAGAATATGTAGCCAGCCGGAAAGATAATAATGGTGTGCTGATTCTGAGTGAGATGGCGGGTGCATCTAAAGAGTTGATTGATGCATTGATTGTAAACCCGAATAATATCGGCGCTATTGCAAGGGCTTTACATGAGGCGATTAACATGCCGGTGAAAGAACAGGAACGTCGTATGAAATCAATGCGGCAGGTCGTGCAGAAATTCAATATTTCTCACTGGGTAAAACTGTTTATGACACGTTTGCAGGAAGTAAAACAACTGCAGCAATCTATGCTGGCCCGCCGTATGAGTATGGATATGCAATCACAGGTACGCAATCACT contains the following coding sequences:
- a CDS encoding bifunctional alpha,alpha-trehalose-phosphate synthase (UDP-forming)/trehalose-phosphatase; this translates as MSKTIIVSNRLPVKITEKDGDYMLNPSEGGLATGLGSIYRQGYNIWIGWPGIDVSEAAQPQITEQLGEMNLMPVYLTQEEINNYYEGFSNEVLWPVFHYMSVYARYEQVYWDFYYQVNSKFRDAILRVAEPGDVIWIHDYQLLLLPGMIRAEVPDVAIGYFQHIPFPSFELFRLIPWRVELLEGMLGADLLGFHTFDDSHHFLNAVTRLLPVNASANVVTVNDRAVIAETFPMGIDNEKFEQLSFDPEVLRQLENLKETFHNTHLVLSIDRLDYSKGIIQRLQAFELFLQLYPEYTEKVVLYMIVVPSRDTVPQYKELKEAIDMLAGGINARFRTMNWHPVNYFYRSFPVEVLSALYNFADVGLVTPMRDGMNLVSKEYVASRKDNNGVLILSEMAGASKELIDALIVNPNNIGAIARALHEAINMPVKEQERRMKSMRQVVQKFNISHWVKLFMTRLQEVKQLQQSMLARRMSMDMQSQVRNHYKKAPERVIFLDYDGTLVGFQANIDLASPDQELYQLLKTLTHDKANHVVMISGRKHETLEEWLGQLPLDLIAEHGAWHKKYGEDWQKIPGLNANWKQDIMPILDTYMDRTPGSFIEEKSYSLVWHYRKVETGLGELRANELMNTLRYFTNDIGLQILPGDKVIEIKNVEINKGKATLTWLQDRKFEFTLAIGDDHTDEDIFKALSGDAVTIKVGSQVSAARYYLRNHHEVRAFLRTLVAG